A stretch of DNA from Scatophagus argus isolate fScaArg1 chromosome 23, fScaArg1.pri, whole genome shotgun sequence:
TTAAtttttcctccttctgtttttgttgcagttGGTTTTGTATTTGATTCAAATTTGCAACCTTCCCAGAACGTTTCAGTTTTTACCTGCCCCGCTTTCTGTATGGGTTCAACTAATAGACCCTCCGTCTTTAAATGCCTTCTGAACAATGTCAGTCTTGTCAAGGCTCTCAGCGGCTTCTTATTGGCTCTGTCTCCAGGTCTGTGTTACTAATAAAACACTTGTCAGTATCGACCAGTTACTACCCGGCTTGTTTTCTTGCCATTCGTTCTACAGTCTTAATATATCACTTTGGACCTTGTCAGTATGCCACGTTTTATCGATTAGTCGATCCAAAGAAAATTAGCTACGAACTAATTTGATAagcttttcagtcatttttcaagcaaacatTCGCTGGTTCCGccttcttaaatgtgaggattgGATGCTTTTATTTGCTATTTGTGATGTTAAATGAAGAGCCTTTGGGTTGTGAACTATTGGTTGGATAGAAGAAGCAATTTCAAGATTTTGGGTtgtgggaaattgtgatgacaGTTGTTTCAGCAGACCAAATAATTAATTGTGAAAGTAATTATTATTGGCAACCTGACCACTAACGACCTTTGCTGGGTTGAGAAAGAGCTGAAATGGAGTCACAGTGTCTGTCGGAGgcaattcattttgtttttctaataaTCTGCTGCCATCGTGTGGTGTGACAGGAAACTGCACTGGTCCATCCAGTATTCCTaacctgcagaaaaaaacactcatcaaCATCAAACtataaatgaaacttttttgtctttcttaaCCTGCCAATTTCTTTGTTCATCTTTGAAGCGTTAGATGGTTTCCTTCAGTTTATTCTTCCCACTGCAGATGTAGGCAGCTGTACTATAAGGGGACAGGGTATACTTAACAGCAAAAATTACTGTTGTTTCCCCACACCTCTACCTCCTCCTGATTATGGTTtgaaagtaaaactgaaaacttgaaATGGCAAAAGTGCTGTTATTGTTTAACTTTGCTCCTTTAAACCAGCCACaatattaaatttcatttcatctgaGGTATTTGACAACACTTCATGGGAATGAGGACTTCCAGGAAAGagtcttctttctctttttttttttctttctcctcttacATGTTCCTTTGCAACCGTTGGCTGTTACTCTGCAAGCAAGAACAACGTAATCTCCTCTGATCAAGCATATTGCTTGGTGTCAATCACATGTCCTACACATGACATAAAGCAAGAATGCTTACTGTATGAAGCAATGACAAATGTATTCAGAGAAgtataaaacaaatgcaacaccTTTAATAAagatgaatataaataacaatataaatCTCCAAGATCTCAATCCAGAAATGAGAAGGAGCTGGTGTGGCTGAGATGGGAAGTCAGGCGGGTTGTCAGCTCTGATGAGGCAGGACTGAGTACACCTTGTGGGAGAGTTGGTTGTTGATCACATAATGGCTTGAGGTGGAGAGGGTAGGCGTTACTGTGGATTTGTCACTGATGATGAAGAGCTTTTGTGGGAGAAAATATTTGTCAGGGACTAACAATAGTCTAAGGAGGACATGCTACGCAGACCCAAGTGCTCCTGTGTTACaatgagaagaggagggagtAAAGGAAATTGGAGTCTGAAAAACTAACATTTGCCATTTGTGATGTACGTCCCTCATAAGATCCACAATAAGCCTGAGAAGTAAGACTTGAGGATTTATTGTAAAGCTTGTACATCCATGTATCCATCTGTACATCAATAAAACCCACAATCTTTTCAAAGTCCATGACATGGAAGAGATAAGATGAGCCTGTACACATGTTCAGAACTGTGCTGTGTTCAAAAGGATATAAATTCATCAGActgggtaaaaaaaacaaaaaactagcacttataatttatatttatccTTTTGGTTTGAGGAGAACGTGTAGTTCTCATTCAGAAATATTTCCATTGCTATCACCTTAAACCACCATGAGTCTATGAAGCAAGAGGAGCGTTGTAGATGTAGAGTAGATGTCACATGGGCAAGTGGAGTGACTCACTGAGCTGTGGATCACTTGTGCAATAGACAGGTTAACCACTTTTCCCATGAGAGTTTCAGCAAATGAAACACGAACAGCAAACTGACTGCAAGACCTGATTCACCTAATACACGCACTATACAATATGTCagataaaacattaattttattttcagttgtacatttttttgtaatgtcTTAAGTGCTTAAGTGCTTGCAAGTTCCCAAAACTAGTATGATGGTAAAACTGAAACCAGTATTTGCCATCAATACACACcattaaaacaatataaaaagtCACAGTTGGGGAGTCCATCCCTCCAGTTAattacatgttgtgtgttgtaTTGTGTGATAAGAAAGTGAATTAGTCGACAGTCAGCTGAGAAAAATAGACAATTATCCCAGCATTTAAGGGGGCTCCTGAATGTTCCAGTGTAGGTCCATCAGCTGCTTTTATTCCCCAAAAGACCCCAACCAGGATAATCTGCCCATGAGAAAGGGTACAGAATTACATCTATGGGGTGCAGAACAGCACTACTAAAGCTGAAAGCGATTCTTGCTCAATGACTCTAAAACAGGGTTGGTTTGCCCCcctttatttttcagtaaagCGAGTTCACGGGTTGAATAATGATCTCAAATATTATTGATCCGATGTGGCAACGGTGGGAATTGGGAAACTTCACGCAGCCATTATTAACTACTGTTCTGGATTAATGAGTGAATACACGATAAATTACAGTGTTTCCTATATTGTTGAGGACACGATAGATGACATTCGGTCCACATTTAGCACACCGATAACCCACACAGCCAGAATGCTCCCTTTCTCGTGTTTTTCTATTTCCTCACACTAGCTGCTAACTGCTGGGCCTCGGTCATATGACAAGGACAGCTGCCTCTTCACTTCCCCCGGCCCAACGTCTCTACGCGCAGCGGTTGATCAAAATAAAGTAGTCCCACCGAAAAATGCCGCGTAGATTTCAAACAACTTCTGCggagatttatttaaaatgacagttttgcTTGAATAAATGTGGATTACAGCTTTACGATGAATGTTAACGTGATGTGGGATTGCGTAAACTCTACCCTACGAACTAGACACTCCCCTACGTCATATTGTTATTGTATCTCTCCGCCGCAGTCGCCCTAGGAAAACAGCTGTGCAGCTAAAGCTAGTTAGCATCGTTTGTTTGTGTCGTGTGTGTCAGCGATTCGAGCCGTTCCTTGAGCAAAGCGATATCGTTCAACTTCGGAGTGACCGACTTGTTGTCTGTCATCTCTTTTAACGATGAAGTTTCAATACAAAGAGGAGCACCCTTTTGAGAAAAGGCGGTCCGAGGGcgagaaaataagaaagaagtATCCCGACAGGGTACCTGTAAGTAGCAATCGTTAGCTTGGTATGTTGTTAGCAATTTTACAGGTAGCTACATAGCTGACCCTAAGCTCGACCAATTGTAATTATTGTGCCCTTTTGCTAgttgtttgtgagtgtgtgcgctcTTGAAATCTAACTATAATTATGTGGTTCAGTTGCAGGTAGACttaattgtctgttttttccttCACGTTTGACTGCCACGTTAGTAAACAGCTCACCAGTTAGCCAACAAAGCTAGCGTTAGAGGTTAACCAAAAAGGATTTCGGCCCCACAGTACAGGCCAGCCAGCGACAGCTTCGTGTAATCCTTCCgggtgtgtgtttattttaagcAAATTGTGGTAATTAATGAAGATGAATTCTTTATAAAGAATAATATAATGCCGTTTTGATTGTAAAATCTGTGGTGGCAACATCAGTGAAAGACTTACAGTCTGGAGTGAGTACAGACTGGTCTGGTTATAGTCTGAACGGGAAGCTGGGTGTAGTTAGGCTGCATGTTGAAACGCTACTAGCAGCGCACCTTAAAATAGTTTGGTTCTGTAAACAAACGGAACACTTGTTTACGTCGCTCTTACTCTTATGTATATTCTGTTGGCCACAGCTTTTGGATTTTTGACAGTCAGACAAGGCCTAATGAGACTGACTGGATCGAAAGTGAGAGTAGTTTCGCGTTCTTGGGATTTCTTTAATGTACGATGAGCTCGATTTGTCTCTGTAATTGCAGtctaattttatttcattttcccGCAGATTTCAGTCATAGGTCGCAAACAATTTCATTTGCTGCTGCAACTAACGAGTTTTTAACATTATCGATTAATCTCACGTTATCAAATTGTTGCAAATAGTTGGACAGGTTGCATTTCAGTGCTATTTTTAGActtaaaagaagaaattttCCTTTCGGTTCCTTCAGTGTTATGTACTGAGTGCCAAGTTGCAAATTGAGTTAAATATGTTTCAGTCTTCGCTTGACTGACAGCTTAGTGTATTCTCAGATCCCCTTTCTAAGAAAGGTGACACATTCTTTCACATTCTTTTCAtcagaaaatgatttgatttgtgataGGCATGTTACGTGacaattcttatttttattcttttttcagGTAATTGTGGAGAAAGCCCCCAAAGCCAGAATAGGAGATCTGGACAAGAAGAAATACCTTGTCCCCTCTGACCTGACAGGTACACTATATTACGTCCCATTTCTTGGGACAATAAGACACTAAAAGACACTAGTATGTTCTGACAGCATCTGAAACTATACCAATTTTGTgtactctttttttatttttattttcagtgggCCAGTTTTACTTCCTCATCCGGAAAAGAATCCATTTGAGAGCTGAGGatgctctcttcttctttgtaaACAACGTCATTCCACCCACCTCAGCTACCATGGGACTGTTGTACCAGGTACTCATTTTCTACCCCACTGACCTGTCTTTATCAGCatattgtgctgttttgtcCTATTTGTACTAAAGTGAACGTACCTTGTGATGTTGTACtaacatttttaaatctgattCGCAGGAGCATCATGAAGAGGACTTTTTCCTCTACATTGCCTACAGTGATGAAAGTGTGTATGGGAGCAGCCAAAGGGAAATCTGATCCCACTACCACCCCGCCCCACCCCCTCCAACCACTACCAACCTTTCTGAGACCTccaccattcattcatttaaatattaaatccAGCTCAGCAGCCTAGAGTTCCCagagtaaaatatgtcagatgcACTTTCACCCCCATACATTACCCCTGTCCCATCCATTTATGTCTTTATTATTCTGCAGTCTGAATTGTATTTGCCTccagttttcttttcagtaacGACTTGGGTTCAGTGGTCTCGTGGCCAGTTACTTTTCCAGTGTCATAATTAATcatattttactgaaaacagtgagaaagaataataaaaaaatgttaggCCGTAATTATAGGCATGCCCAGGGTTAGGGGAAGAAAGGCACGCTATATGAGTTCAAATTAATTCTTACTGACAGTTAAGATAGGTATTAGCTGTTTATTGTTTGCTGGCTTGCAGGgagacaaagtgtgttttgagtTTAGGGTAGGAAATCGATAGGATCTTCCGGCCAAACGCGGGTTATTTTTGGTATCTGGCAGAATAAAGGATAACTGTTTTGCAGCAGTTCTTTTTCATAGAAAAAGTTGCTaggtgattttaaaaaaaaatcacctggTTCTGAAGTCTGTGAATGGAAATTTAGTGTGCTACCCCATATCTGACCTTTGCAAGGAGTATAATAGAATTCAGACTTAACAATCATCCTCTGCTTTCAGTGGTAAGACTATTATGTTGACTGCTTCTatgattattgttgttattgttaattTTAGATGGCTTAATTTCTAAAGGTATTGTAAAGCTGAgtgaaattttcttttttttaagtttgtctccttttttaagaaaaaaaatatttgaactCTGTATACAGCTGCATTACTGGCTCTTTCTCTCCACTCATGACCATACAtgataaaatgtgatgaaaaactACCTGTGTTTCGTGTCTTTATTAAATATCTTAGGTCTTATTTATCACAGAATCGCCAATAAATAAAGATGCTATCATCTGCTTTTTTCCATAGTGATAATTGTTGATTGGGCTGCAAACTGACCAGATGGAACAAACATTTCTCACTCATTAAAGTCATttgattttatgtatttgtcTTAGAAGACATTACATTCAATATTCAACACCCCAAATGGGAGTTATAGTCCAGCCTTTGTTTCCGTACTTGCATGGGTTTGCCTTGTCATCAGCTACTGCAAAGGACATGTGACTTTGAAACTGTGCAAGACCACCCGTGCTTTTATGAGAAGGGAGTTAAGTAAGCATAAGGTCTAATTTTTTCCATGAACTTGTTTCAAGCATTATAAAACAAGTCATACATCAGGAAAAATCTGGCATAAGAAAAAGGGAACAACGTTTGTTATTGGCATCTGAAAGGTTTTGATACACCAGTATGCAACTATTTAAACTCTGATATAATTGCTGTGCTTTGAGAAAAGTCTGAAAACTTTCATATGTGAATGCAATAATTAGCTTTTGATTGACATGATACATTCCATGTCACAAACTATGTGATGATATGTAAATAAGAGGACATTTTCAAAATCTGCTTTTTAGTGTTGTGTCTGAAAGGGATCTTACAACATATCCGTACAGTCTATTAGCAGAAAGGGGAATTTCTAAGTTTACGTTTGAGTCCCGTCAAAATACCAGATAGACAACAGTTCCCACAATGCAGCTCGGATGAAACTATCGGAAGTCATTTTTTGTACCGGAAGTGTAACATTACCGACCGGGCTGAGGAAAACCTTTCCTTCTGTTTATACTCTGGAAAGAAGTTTTGACTGTATCTTGGCTAGCTGCTCCAGGCACGGTCAGGTCGCCTCAAATTGAAAACCGCTAGACGGATAGGTTCTTTTTAAACGacccacaacaaaacaaaagtaaggTTTCTGTGCTCTTATCACCCCACCACAGCAAAGTAACGTGAACTGAAAAGCTAAAGATGCGCAATGTTAGTGTTGAGCACCAAGCTAACTCCAGTTAacgtttgtttttgtacatgtaTAAAATAGAAATGTTGAGGCTCGTTTGCATGTGCATACGTCCCCACCTTAAAATATATCGCATCCGTTGACGTATGATACTAAAAGTTGCTGTCAGCTAGCAGCAACCAAAGCAAATAATGCTAAGTTAGCTGTTAGCCGACCATCAGCTAGGCCTATAACCATTGTACCCATGGTATGTCTTCTGGTTTTACTACAATTTTACTGTTTAATATACTACAGTTATTCATAGTAACctttaacaatttttttaatatatcCACAACAGCTGGCCCCTCCACTGCCTGTCACCATGCCCGCCCTGCTGGAGAGACCCAAGCTGTCTAACGCGATGGCGAGAGCGCTCCATAAACACATCATGAGGGAGAGGGAGCGCAAGAGACAAGGTAGGCATATACACCAGTGATAGTGATAGATAGTGATCAAAATTGGATGGAATTGTTGGACAAGACATTAGAACCCTTTTTCAGTACAGTGTTATATTGTATTTCAATGTCTTTTTCACATTCAGACATATAACTTCAAAAACCTTTCAGGAAAATCAGTTAGATGCCTGCCTTGTGTCGTCGCATCTTCATTTTTAAGTAaggtgtttgaatgtgttttccaCCACTGAACAAGATGAATATCATttttcagaggaggaggaggtggacaaAATGATGGAGcagaagatgaaggaggaggaagagaggaagagaacaaaagaaatagAGGAGAGGATGTCTTTGGAGGAAACCAAAGAGCAGGTCTGTaaatgataaaaacacaaacagcttagaattttgacatttttactgcagtctGTGCTTATGTTTTCTTGTACTGTGATTTCCAACTCAAAACCTCAGGTTATGAAAATGGGAGAAAAACTACAGGGACTCCAAGAAGAGAAACACCAGCTCTTCTTGCAGCTCAAGAAAGTACTTcatgaggaggaaaagaggcGCAGAAAGGAGCAGAGGTAGTCAAGATgccactgcttttgttttctaattcaGTACACATTGC
This window harbors:
- the gabarapa gene encoding GABA(A) receptor-associated protein a, producing the protein MKFQYKEEHPFEKRRSEGEKIRKKYPDRVPVIVEKAPKARIGDLDKKKYLVPSDLTVGQFYFLIRKRIHLRAEDALFFFVNNVIPPTSATMGLLYQEHHEEDFFLYIAYSDESVYGSSQREI